CCCCACGCTGTTCAAACCGATCATGGTCTTCGACATCCCCTACCTCTTTCCCAACAAGTACGTGGCCTGGGAGGTGCTGGACGGTCCCTTCGGCGAGAAACTCATGGACAAGATGCTCGAGGAGACGGGCATCAGGAGTCTGGCCATCAGCGAGAACGGCTACCGGCACTTCTTCACCGGCGACGCCGTGATCCACTCCCCCGAGGACATGGAGGGCCTCAAACTCCGCACCATGGAGAACCCCGCCCACATGAAGATGGTGGAGGCCCTCGGCGCGTCGCCGACGCCCATCGCCTTCGGCGAGCTCTACATGGCCCTCCAGCAGGACGTGGTGGACGGTGCCGAATGTCCCATCACGCTGATCAACAACATGAAGTTCTACGAGGTCCAGGAGAACACCGTGCTCGACGGCCACCTGTACAACCCGCTGATCATGTTCATCAACAACGGTGTCTGGAAAAGCCTCAGCGAGAGCCAGCAGCAGGCGGTCTTCGAGGGCGCCCAGCTCTTCAAGATCACCCAGCGCGCCCTGACGGAGCGCCAGGTGCAGACGGGCATCCAGCATCTGAAAGACGAGGGTATGGCAGTCTATGTCCCCACACCGGAGGAGAAGGCCCAGTTCCGCGAGCTCTCCCAGCCCGCCGTCCTGACCTATGTCCGGGAGCAGATCGGCGACAAGTGGGTGGACGAGGTGATCGCAGCGGTCGACGAGGCCTCTGCCAAAGAGATGCAGCTGTTGAAATAGCCTGATACGAAAAACCTTGCAGGGCGGGGTGTCTCCCCGCCCTTTTTTACAATGGTAAGGGGGTGGCTCCGTGGCGTTCCTCCAGAGACTGAACCGTCTCTTTGACAGAATCGCGTCGGTGCTCGTGATCTCGCTGATGGCCGTGATGGGCGTGGTGGCCTTTACGGCGGTGGTCTTCCGGTTTGTCCTCCATTCGCCCCTGACCTGGACCGAGGAGTCGGCCCGGTACATGATGATCTGGGTGACCTTCATGGGCGCCGGGCTGGCCATGCGGCAGCGCCGGCATATCGGGGTGACCATCGTGGTCCAGCGCCTGCCGGCGTCGCTCCAGCGTACCGTCAACATGTTCGCCGAAATCGTGATGATCGCCTTTATGGGCGTGCTGCTCTACCAGGGGCTGAACCTCACCTACCAGCTGCGGACACAGGTTTCGCCGGCCATGAACTTCCCCATGATCATCCCCTATCTGGCCGTGCCGGCGGGGGCGCTCTACCTGATGACGGCAATCCTGGAGTTCTTCCTGGATCGTTCCGCCGGTGCGCTCTCCACGGCGGATACGGAGCTGGAGCGGCAGAACTACGGGGAACCAGAGCAGGACAACGAGGAGGATAGGCCATGATGACATTGATGGTAGTGACCTTCGTGGTCTGTTTCGTCATCGGCATCCCGCTGGCCATGGTGCTGGGGATCACCGGGCTGCTGGTGATCGTCGCCATGGGGGTGCCCATGCAGCTGGCGGCGCAGCGCATGTTCACCGGGCTTGACTCTTTTCCGCTCATGGCGGTGCCCTTTTTCATCCTCGCCGGTGATCTGATGAACCGCGGCGGCACCACGGTGCGCCTCATCCAGTTCGCCAACAGCCTGGTGGGGCACATCACCGGCGGGCTGGCCCACGCCAACGTGGTGGCCAACATGCTCTTTGCCGGGATCAGCGGCTCCGCCGTGGCCGACGCCTCGGCCATCGGCTCCATCATGATCCCCGCCATGGAGAAAAACGGGTACCACAAGGATTTCAGCGCCGCCCTCACCTCGTCGGCGGCGACCATCGGGCCGATCATCCCGCCCAGCATCATCATGGTGATCTACGGTGTCTCCGTGGGGGTCTCCGTAGGCGGGCTCTTTGCGGCCGGCTTCATTCCCGGCGTGATGATGGGACTTGGACTCATGGTGGTGGTCTACTTCGAGGCCCGGAAGCGCAACTACGCCAGCTTCGGGAGCTTCTCCCTCGCCCGGGTGGGGAGCGAGTTCAAGGGTGCCATCTGGGCGCTGCTGGCGCCGCTGATCATCATCGGAGGGATCCTGGGCGGCGTCTTCACGCCTACCGAGGCGGCCGCCGTAGCGGTGGTCTACTCCTTTTTCATCGGCAAATTCGTCTACCGGGAGCTCTCCTGGAGGGATATCCCCGCCGTGCTCAAAAACAGCGGCATCACCACCTCGGCGGTGCTGCTGATCATCGCCATGGCCAACATCTTCGCCTGGGTGATCGCCGCCAACATGATCCCCCAGAAGCTGGCGGGCGTCTTTCTTTCCATCTCCGACAACCCCTATGTCTTTCTCATTATCATCAACATCTTTCTCCTCATGGTGGGGATGATCATGGAGACCGGCGCGGCGATCATCCTGCTGGCGCCGATCCTGGCACCCATCGCCGTGCAGCTGGGCATCAACCCGCTGCATTTCGGTTTCATGATGGTGCTCAACCTGGCCATCGGGATGGCCACGCCGCCCGTCGGGGTCTGCCTCTTCGTCAGCTGCGGTCTCACCGGCCTCAGCCTGGAGCAGATCTCCAAGGCGGTCTTCCGGTTCATCGCCGTCATGCTGGTGATTCTGCTGATCGTCACCTACGTGGAGCAGATCTCCCTGGTTCTGCCGCGGCTGCTCGGGTTTATCCAGTAGGTTGGTGTCGCTGGAGGGGTTGACGAAGGCCGATGTTCCCGGGAGCTTGCTCCCGGGAACATCCAGATGAGGGATTGATTATTCGACAAATTTGGGGAGGTACTCCTGTTCCAGAGAGCGGTAGTGGTGGTAGCCGATCAGCTCCTTGAATTCGTCGAAACCGGCGACGAGGTCGGTCCGGCCTTCAGCCAGACGGTCGCCGGTGATGGCCTGGAGATAGTTTTGCATCCCCTTGATGGCGGCGAAGAGCGGCCCTACGGGGATGCTGATGCGACCGACACCCATGGCGCGAAGGGTCTCGATGGCCACAAGCGGTGTCTTGCCTCCCACCACGGCGTCGAAGAGGTTGATGCTTACCGGTGCCCCGATGTCGCGGATGGCACGTTTGATCTGTTCTTCCGAACGGGGAGCCTCCACAAAGATCAGATCGGCGCCGGCTTCGGCATAGGCCTTGCCGCGGTCGATGGCTGCCTCGATCCCTTCCACGGCGATAGCGTCGGTACGGGCGTTGATGACGAAGTCGCTGTCCAGTTCGTCGGCGGCCCTGCGGCAGGCGACGATCTTTTTCACCATTTCCTCGGGGGGAACAATCTGTTTCCCCTCCATATGCCCGCAGCGCTTGGGGAAGACCTGGTCCTCGATGTTCATGCCCCCGGCGCCTGCCTTGATGAACTCCCGGGTTACCCGCCGGGCGTTGATGGCGTTGCCGAAGCCCGTGTCGGCATCGAACATGACAGGGACGGAGACGGCATCGACGATATTCCTGGAAAACTGCAACGCTTCGTTGAACGACAGAAAGGCCATGTCGGGCAAGCCCAGATAGGAGGCGGCGAGCCCGAACCCGCTGACCTGAAGAGCCTTGAAGCCATACTGCTCGATCAGTTTGGCCGAGATCGCGTCGTGTGCCCCGGGACAGACCAGTGCCTGCCGCGCTTCCACCAGTTGTTTGAGCTGTGTGGTCATTCTCATATCGGTTTCCCCGCTTTCACCTGTATTCTCTGTTGCGCCACAAGGGAGGGGAGAACGGCTACGCTCTCCCCTCCCGTCCGCTACTCTCCATTCAGGGAAGGTGCGTTACATCCTCCCTCCCGCCGTTGTTACTCCTTGGGGAGAACCGTGAGGCTTGTGGTGGCTTTTGAACCCTGCTCCCCCACTGCCGTAATCGTATATGTCCCCGGATCGATATAGACCTTCGGGATCCCGCCGCGCGGCTCGAGGACGAAGCTGCCGTCGCTGTCCGCTTCTACGATTCCTCCGGTACCCGCCTCGCCGAAGGAGTAGTTGACGTCGCCGACATCCATAATCACGCGCACCTTCTCCCCGGCGTTGAAGCCGGTACCGGTGAAGACCAGCTTTGTTCCCGGCGTTCCTTCCGGGGGATCCACCTTGATCGTCGGTGCGTCGGCGGCGAAGGCGGTGCCGAAGAGCAGTGTGACACAGAACAGGGCAAGGATTGCCGTGATACCTGACCGAACGTGATGCATTACCGTTTCACCTCTTCCTGTGGTGATGATGGACGGCTCTGTGCCGTCCTGTGGTTTGTCCCGTGTGTTGTCATCGCTGCCGGTCCGACGGATACGGCGGCTGAGCGCTTGATGAGACGTTCGACCAGAAGACCGATTCCGGTACAGACCAGGCCGATGACAGCGTAGATGTTGCTGGGGAAGAGCAGGAAGATCCCACCGGCAACAAACAGCATGCGTATGGGGAGATTGAACCTGCTCTCCGCATGGCCGAAGAACCCGTAGGAGATCACGAATGCACCCAGGGCGCCGCTTCCCGCCGTGTAGAGGATCCTGATCAGGTTTGGCACCCGGCCGACCATGGCGGGATTGAGGACAAAGCAGAAGGGAACGATGAAGGCCACCACGCCGAGCCGGACGGCGTTGAGGCCGGTTCGGAACCAGTCCCCGCCGGCGATGCCCGCTGCGACGATGGCCTGTGTGCAGGTTGGTGGCGTCACCCCTCCCAGCAGGGCCCAGTAGATGAAAAAGAGATGGGCCGCTACCGGGTCCACGCCGAGACGGAGCAGCGGCGGAACGAGAATGGAGAGGCAGAGGACGTAGGTGGGTACGACAGGCAGGGATGTCCCCAGGAGGAAGGGCACGATGCTGGCTATGAGCAACGCCAGGATGAGACTCTCGCTCCCCATGGCCATGATCAGCCCGCTGAGTTTGGGGGCGATCCCCGTGATGCCGATCATGTTGACCAGCACGTTCACGGCCACCAGAATCGGGATGATCCGGGCGAGGCCGATGCTCCCGTCCTTCAGTGCGTAGGCCAGATCGTGCAGCGTGGTGGCGATGCCCTTCACGGGCGTGTCCAGCAGGAGCGTAAGGATTACGCTGGAGAGACAGGCGTAGAAACCCGCATAGAGAAGCGGCCTGCCGATTCCGATCAGAACGAGCAGCGTTCCCGTGGGGATCACCAGCACCGACAGCCGACGGAAGGTCAGCACGTCCTTCCAGCGGGGGATCTCCTCCTCGGGGAGTGACGCCAGTCCGGCGCGGACCGTCCGGAAATGCACCCCGCCGAAGACCCCGATGTAGTACATCAGGCAGGGGATGCTGGCGTAGCCGATGATCTTGAGGTAGGAGATGCCCAGGAACTCGGCCATCATGAACGCCGTGACGCTCATGATGGGGGGCGTGATCCCGCCTCCAGTGGAAGCGATCGCCTCTACGGCCCCGGCGAAGTTGGGATGGTAGCCGAGTCGCTTCATCAGGGGGATGGTGTAGTTCCCCGTGACGGAGACATTGGCGACCCCGCTTCCGGAGATGCTGCCGAAGAGGGCGCTGGCCACCACCGCCGCCTTGGCCGGTCCGCCCCGGAGTCTCCCGGTGAGCGCCAGGGCGATGTCGATGAAGGTGCGTCCGCCGCCGCTGGCTGTCAGAAGGGCTCCGAAGATGATGAACATGGAGATGAAGGTGGCCGACATTCCGGTGACACTGCCGAAGAGTCCCAGCGGCGAGTAGTAGCTGGTGTTCAGAACATACCGCAGTGTGATCCCCCGGAGCTTCCACATGCCCGGGAACAGATCCCCAGCCATGATATAGACGAAGAGCAGCACCACCATGATGGGGATCGCCCATCCCACGGTCCGGCGTGCCGCATCGAGCACAATGAGAAGCAGTGCTACGCCGAGAACCAGATCGAAGGTACCGGCCTCTCCGGGTCGCATATAGATGCTGGTGGCGTTGAAATAGATGTTGATGTTGGCGGCGAAGACAACGGCGATGGTAAAGAGATCCCACCAGGAAAGGCGGTCTTCTTCCGCTTTTTTACTGAAGGGGAAGGCGAGCAGCGCCAGCGAGAGTCCCAGCGCCACGTGCATCGCCCTGAGCTGGAGGTCGAGGAGAGGAACGAAAATAGGGACGGAAAGCTGCACCAGAGCAAAGACCAGCGCTCCCCAGAAAAGCAATCGGTGACGGTTTTCCAGAAGGATTGCAAGACCCTGCGACATGATCTGATCTCCCGTTTCATTCAGTCTGTCTGCGTGCCGACCGCCCCCGAGGGATGCCGTATACGCAGATCACCGGGTTCACTCCGTGTCCGAGTGTCCGGCCGGACGCATCTGTTCTACTGCTGCGGTTCGTATTCCGGCGGGATGAAGCGTTCCGGAACGTCGATCCCCTGTTCCTTCGCGTACTGTACCAGGCCGGCATGAGCCGGGATCTCTCCACCCGGTGCGGCGTATTTGAAGTAGTCCTCCACGGGCTTCCAGCCCTTTACGCCGGAGTAGGCGTCGGCGATCTTGTCGAAGTTCTCCACATAGGTCTTGATCATGTGGTAGCCGGTCTCCTGCGAGATCCGCGGTGTCGCCACAGCGCCCACAATGGGACACTCTTCCCAAATGGGGCCGACCTCGGGGAGCTGCTTGATCTTGCCTTTGGGCGTTTCCAGAAAGTTGAGATAGGGGTAGGTCTCGCGGACCTTCTCGATATTCTCCTTTTTGAATCCGATAGCGGTAATGGGTGTGGTGAGGTTCACTTCGATGAGCGAGGAGTCGATGGCGTTGATGGAGCTGGACTTCTGGAGCCCCACGATCCTGCCCTGCTTGAGAAGGTTGATGGCGTCCCCGTAGGCCGCGGGAAGGAAGTCGATCTCCGTTCCCAGAACCTCGTCGATCTTCATCATGTACCCCGCACCGGACGAACCGGGGATGCCGGGGCTGAACCGCTTGCCTGCGAGATCGGAGAAATACTCGACGCCGGAATCCTTGCGGACATAGACACGGTCGGCGATGATATTCCGCACGAAGAGCCAGCGTACTTCCTTCCACTGTTCGCCCTCGAAGGTGTCCATCCCCTTGTACATCTGCATGGCCGAGGGGAGGTCGACACAGAGGGCAAAATCAAAGATGCCGTCGTGCATCCTCCGCAGATTGTCCAGGGCTGCACCGCTTTCGACGACGGTGACATTGACGCCGATATCGGCCTTGTTCATCACCGAAGCCGTGGCCACACACCAGGAGTAGAGGCCGGATGTGGACGAGGTGCTGCCCATATTCAGATATTGGGTATCCCGCGCCATTCCCGCCGTAGCGCTCAAAGCGAAGACCGCTACAATAACCAGCAGCGCCAATAGGAACTTGTTCCGTGTCATTCTGAGTAACCCTCCTTGCATGTCTTTGGTCGGAAACCTGTGCTTTAGAACCGTCCGTACCACGCAACCGCCTCTGTATCCGACTGGAAAACCGGGCACTGCATCACTCCTTTCATGGCATCGCTCTCTCTATGTTTGCAATCTCTGGCCTGTAACGAAGTCGCCGTGCCGTTTGAGGTATGGAACCAGTCCGCCTTCGTCGAGGATGGCGACCATGATGGGGGGGAGCGGTTCCACGCGGTAGGTCCTGTTTTGGCTGTGGTTGGTTACATTTCCTGCTTCAATGTCCAGGCTGAGCCTGTCGCCGGCCTCGATATCCCGGGTGTCGCAGAGCAGGGCCGGCAGGCCGAGGTTGATGGCGTTGCGAAAGAAGATCCGGGCGAAGGAACGGGCCAGAACGGCACCGACGCCGGCGTGTTTCAGGGCGATGGGTGCCTGTTCCCTGGAGGAACCGCAGCCGAAGTTCCGCCCGGCCGCCACCAGATCCCCTTCGCCGCATTTGCGGGCGAACCCGGGATCGATATCCTCGAAGAGATGGTCGGCGAGACTGGAGTAGTCGAGTGTCTTCGTGTACTTTCCGGCGATGATGTAGTCGGTGTTGATATCGTCACCGAAGATATGGGCGTTACCGACAATCCGTTTTGCCATCAGTGCCGCACCCCCTTGACGTCGAAGCCCCGCGGGTCACGTATTCTGCCCTCTACGGCCGAGGCGGCGCAGGTGGCCGGCGAGGCCAGGTAGATGGCGGCTTTGTTGTTGCCCATACGTCCTTTGAAGTTCCGGTTTGCGGTGGAGAGCACGGTTTCGCCGTCGCCGGGGATCCCCAGGTGGGTCCCCGGGCAGGGGCCGCAGCCGGGAGGCATTATGACGGCCCCTGCCTTCAGGAAGGTCTCCAACAGACCTTCCGCGGCGGCTGACTGAAAGATCTTGCGCGAGGCAGGACAGATCAGGAGCCGCACCCCTTCCGCGACCTGACGGGATGCCAGATAGCGTGCCGCCGTCCGAAGGTCTTCCAGGCGTCCGTTGGTGCAGGTCCCGATGAATACCTGCTGTACCGGGGTGCCCTCCACATCTGTGACGGGGGCGACATTGTCCACGGTGTGTGGTTTGGCGATCTGGGGCGCTATGGAGCCGGCATCGAGGTCCAGGGTCGCGGCGTACTCAGCGTCGGGGTCGCTTGCCACCGGTGTGCCCCCTCTGTGTCCCAGCGAAGCCCGCCACTCTCTGAGTACCCGGTCGGCGGGCATGATGCCGGCCTTGGCACCGCACTCGATGCTCATGTTGGCCATGGTCAGCCGCTCGGGAACGGGCAGGGAGTCAATGGCTTCCCCGGAAAACTCCAGGGCCAGATAATCGGCGCCGCCGGAACCGATCCTGCCGATGGTGGCCAGCATGAGATCCTTGCCCGTAACCACCGGGTGGGGTTCCCCGTGGTAGCGGAGTTTCATCGTCTGGGGTACCTTCAGCCACAGCTTCCCCGTCAGGAAGACGCCGCTCATGTCGGTGGAGCCGATACCAAAGGAGAGGGCGTTCAGCGCCCCGTAGGTACAGGTATGGGAGTCCGTACCGACGGCGAACTGCCCCGGCGCCGCCAGGCCTTCTTCCACCACGATTTGATGGCAGACGCCCTCGCCGACGTCGTAGAGCCTGATGCCCTGCGCCGAGGCGAACTCCCGGATCATGGAATGCAGCCCGCTGACCCGTTCGTTCGGGCTGGGGGTAGCGTGATCCAGGATGAAAACGATCCGCTCAGGGTGGCTGACGCGTTCCGTTCCGAATTCGCGGAACGCCCTGATGGCGATCGGTCCGGTACTGTCGTGACTCATGGCAAGGTCCACCGAGACCACAGCGTAGTCTCCGGCGACGACATCCTGTCCGCAGTGGGCGCCGATGATCTGTTCAACCGCGGTTTTCCCCATGTTCTTCCCTCCTGCCTCCAGATCCGCCCGGAGCCTACGATCCGGTACCGAGAAGTCCCGTGAACGCCGTGACCGAATCGAGCTCTTCCATATTCCGCACGGTGGTGATGATCCGTTCCTGCCGCTCCGGTTCCGGAAAGGCCCTGCCGGCCAGTGACGTAAACTTGTAACGCAGTTCCGCCTCCGTGAAGGGGTTGTTGGGGTGTCCCTTCGGGTAGGTCTCCCTGAGATTGAAGATCCGGCCGTCCGCGGTTTCCACATCCACCTTGACGGTATAGCGGTAGGCCCGGGGCAGGTTTTCGATCTCCTCGTCGTCCACAACCTCTACCTTTCTGGCCAGCTCAAGGATTCTGGGATCCCTGATCTTTTCCTCGGTGAACTGGTCGATGAAGGCATTTCCCTCAAGGAGGGTGACGGCGCAGACATAGGGATGACTCAGCTGGGCGGCCACAACGCTGGTGATGGCGTCGGCGTCCACGGAGTACTTTCTGGTGATGCTGGTAGTGTGGGCCGTGACCTTCTTGATATCCTCCGGACCGATATCGGGGTGTTCCTCCCGGAAGCGCCTGAGAGCCCCGATGGTGGTGTGTTTGCTCCGGCAGGTGGAGTACATCTTGAGGCCGATGCCCATCAGTTCCCAGCGGGTGCCCAGATCACCGCATATCCGGTCCTTGTCGTAGACGTCGTCGGTGAAGCAGTTGTAGAATCCGCCGAACTTGTTTTCAAAGACATCGGTGATCCCGGTGAAGCCGTTTTTCGCCAGCTGAGCACCGAGGATGGCGCCTTCGGAGCTCTTGGAGGGTACGATTCGTTTGGCCATGGCCGAAAACTGAACGGCCTGCAGTCCGCCGGCCCAGTTGCCGGCGATGCCCATGGCGTTCATCATCTGTTCGGTGTTCAGCCCAAGCATGTGCCCCACGCCTGCGGTGGAGCCGAAGGGGCAGCAGGATCCGGTGTTGTTGAATCCCTGGTGGGCGATCTCCATGCCCACCGGCGCCGCGACGCGGCAGGAGATCTCGAAGGCCAGAGCTGCTGCGGTGAGGAAGTCCTTGCCGGAGAGATTCCCCATCATCTCGGCAAAGGCGGTGATGCAGCCCAGGACACCGGTGGAGACGTGGATGATGCCGTCGGTATGGGTGTCGTCAAGTTCGAAGGAGTTGATGGCCGAACCGTTGAGCATCATGGCCATCAGTACAGAGGTCTTGTCTCCTGTTCCCCAGATGCTGGATTCCTTTCGGTCCGTGGTGGCCGTCAGGGTATCCCGGTAGATCTGCATCCACGGTGTGGTGGAGCCGAAGAGGCCGCAGCCGTATCCGTCGAGCAGGACGATCTTCAGATGGTCCAGTACCTCTGCGGGGATGTCCTCGTACTTCAGGTTCGCCGCGAATGCGGAGAGCTCTTCATTGATGGTCCGTGCCATGATGTCTGCTCCTTTCGCTTCTTGTTGTGTCCCTATCGGGAGATCCAGGCGCGAGCAGAGCGGTCAGCGGCGTTACGGAAGAGGCTTCTTCCATTGCCATGGTTTGCTCGATCAGGTTGTCCTGGATGTCCGCCGTCACCGGTCCTGCCGTGATCTCCCGGAACTTCCCGAAGAGCTCTTCCCGGCTCATGGGGTTTTCCGGAGAGCCCTTGGCATGGTCCACACGGTGGCGGTAGCGCGTTCCTTCGGTTGTCTCCACCTCAACGGCCATGGAGCGCGGATTTGGGTAGTTCCGCTGGATTTCCGGGTCGACCTCGATCTGTACCTTCTTTGCGATCTCCGGGATACGGGGGTCCCTGACCGCCTCCTCGGCGTAGGCGTCGAGTCCCGCGTGGCCCCAGAGCAGCACCGCCGCCAGGCCGTACTGGATGCTCAGACGGGCGTGGAGTACGGAGTGGACCTCCGGGATGTCCGATCCCTGCTTTGCGTTTCTGTGGGTCCGGATCCTGATGGCCTTGATCCCCTCCGGGAAGAGCGGTTGTTCGTCCAGGATGTGCTGCATGGCCTCCACGGCGAAGTGGACGTAGCGGCAGGAGCAGAAGGGTTTGACGTAGATTCGCCGCAGATGCCAGTCGCTTCCCAGTTGATCGGTGATCGTTTCAGGCCGTGCTTCGTCGGCGAAGCAGTGGCAGAATCCCAGCTTTCCTTCGACGACCTGCTTCGGTCCCGTGCATCCCTTGGCGGCGAGCCGTGCGGCGAGGATCCCGTTCTTCGCCGCGTTGCCCGGGTGGAGGTGCTTGACCAGCGAGCCCTCGATCTCGTACTGGTTGATCCCCGAGGCCAGGCTTCCCGCCAGCCCAAAGGCGTTGGCGAGCTCTTCGGCCGACAGGCCCAGCAGCTTTCCAGCGGCGGTGGTGGTGCCGAAGGCGGCCACCGTTCCCGTGGGGTGGAAACCCCGAAGATAGTGGGAAGGATTGATGGCGGTGCCGATACGTAGTGACGTCTCGTACCCGGCAATGATGGCTTCCAGGAGTTCGCGTCCGCTTAAGGAGCGTTCCTCGGCGAGAGCGAGGGCTGTAGGTACGATGGACGAACCGGGGTGGTAGGTGGCGTGCTTGGATCCGTCGTCCAGTTCCAGAGCGTG
The sequence above is drawn from the Synergistales bacterium genome and encodes:
- a CDS encoding TRAP transporter fused permease subunit: MSQGLAILLENRHRLLFWGALVFALVQLSVPIFVPLLDLQLRAMHVALGLSLALLAFPFSKKAEEDRLSWWDLFTIAVVFAANINIYFNATSIYMRPGEAGTFDLVLGVALLLIVLDAARRTVGWAIPIMVVLLFVYIMAGDLFPGMWKLRGITLRYVLNTSYYSPLGLFGSVTGMSATFISMFIIFGALLTASGGGRTFIDIALALTGRLRGGPAKAAVVASALFGSISGSGVANVSVTGNYTIPLMKRLGYHPNFAGAVEAIASTGGGITPPIMSVTAFMMAEFLGISYLKIIGYASIPCLMYYIGVFGGVHFRTVRAGLASLPEEEIPRWKDVLTFRRLSVLVIPTGTLLVLIGIGRPLLYAGFYACLSSVILTLLLDTPVKGIATTLHDLAYALKDGSIGLARIIPILVAVNVLVNMIGITGIAPKLSGLIMAMGSESLILALLIASIVPFLLGTSLPVVPTYVLCLSILVPPLLRLGVDPVAAHLFFIYWALLGGVTPPTCTQAIVAAGIAGGDWFRTGLNAVRLGVVAFIVPFCFVLNPAMVGRVPNLIRILYTAGSGALGAFVISYGFFGHAESRFNLPIRMLFVAGGIFLLFPSNIYAVIGLVCTGIGLLVERLIKRSAAVSVGPAAMTTHGTNHRTAQSRPSSPQEEVKR
- a CDS encoding MmgE/PrpD family protein, translating into MARTINEELSAFAANLKYEDIPAEVLDHLKIVLLDGYGCGLFGSTTPWMQIYRDTLTATTDRKESSIWGTGDKTSVLMAMMLNGSAINSFELDDTHTDGIIHVSTGVLGCITAFAEMMGNLSGKDFLTAAALAFEISCRVAAPVGMEIAHQGFNNTGSCCPFGSTAGVGHMLGLNTEQMMNAMGIAGNWAGGLQAVQFSAMAKRIVPSKSSEGAILGAQLAKNGFTGITDVFENKFGGFYNCFTDDVYDKDRICGDLGTRWELMGIGLKMYSTCRSKHTTIGALRRFREEHPDIGPEDIKKVTAHTTSITRKYSVDADAITSVVAAQLSHPYVCAVTLLEGNAFIDQFTEEKIRDPRILELARKVEVVDDEEIENLPRAYRYTVKVDVETADGRIFNLRETYPKGHPNNPFTEAELRYKFTSLAGRAFPEPERQERIITTVRNMEELDSVTAFTGLLGTGS
- a CDS encoding TAXI family TRAP transporter solute-binding subunit; translation: MTRNKFLLALLVIVAVFALSATAGMARDTQYLNMGSTSSTSGLYSWCVATASVMNKADIGVNVTVVESGAALDNLRRMHDGIFDFALCVDLPSAMQMYKGMDTFEGEQWKEVRWLFVRNIIADRVYVRKDSGVEYFSDLAGKRFSPGIPGSSGAGYMMKIDEVLGTEIDFLPAAYGDAINLLKQGRIVGLQKSSSINAIDSSLIEVNLTTPITAIGFKKENIEKVRETYPYLNFLETPKGKIKQLPEVGPIWEECPIVGAVATPRISQETGYHMIKTYVENFDKIADAYSGVKGWKPVEDYFKYAAPGGEIPAHAGLVQYAKEQGIDVPERFIPPEYEPQQ
- a CDS encoding DctP family TRAP transporter solute-binding subunit, which produces MKRIALIGLVVVLVLSLSGAAFAAKTLKLANAGPADPKDRTVIAVDVFKNYVENKTNGELEVQAFHASQLGNEKEILEGLKMGTIELGTITTGPIPTLFKPIMVFDIPYLFPNKYVAWEVLDGPFGEKLMDKMLEETGIRSLAISENGYRHFFTGDAVIHSPEDMEGLKLRTMENPAHMKMVEALGASPTPIAFGELYMALQQDVVDGAECPITLINNMKFYEVQENTVLDGHLYNPLIMFINNGVWKSLSESQQQAVFEGAQLFKITQRALTERQVQTGIQHLKDEGMAVYVPTPEEKAQFRELSQPAVLTYVREQIGDKWVDEVIAAVDEASAKEMQLLK
- a CDS encoding isocitrate lyase/PEP mutase family protein; amino-acid sequence: MRMTTQLKQLVEARQALVCPGAHDAISAKLIEQYGFKALQVSGFGLAASYLGLPDMAFLSFNEALQFSRNIVDAVSVPVMFDADTGFGNAINARRVTREFIKAGAGGMNIEDQVFPKRCGHMEGKQIVPPEEMVKKIVACRRAADELDSDFVINARTDAIAVEGIEAAIDRGKAYAEAGADLIFVEAPRSEEQIKRAIRDIGAPVSINLFDAVVGGKTPLVAIETLRAMGVGRISIPVGPLFAAIKGMQNYLQAITGDRLAEGRTDLVAGFDEFKELIGYHHYRSLEQEYLPKFVE
- a CDS encoding TRAP transporter small permease produces the protein MAFLQRLNRLFDRIASVLVISLMAVMGVVAFTAVVFRFVLHSPLTWTEESARYMMIWVTFMGAGLAMRQRRHIGVTIVVQRLPASLQRTVNMFAEIVMIAFMGVLLYQGLNLTYQLRTQVSPAMNFPMIIPYLAVPAGALYLMTAILEFFLDRSAGALSTADTELERQNYGEPEQDNEEDRP
- a CDS encoding TRAP transporter large permease, with translation MMTLMVVTFVVCFVIGIPLAMVLGITGLLVIVAMGVPMQLAAQRMFTGLDSFPLMAVPFFILAGDLMNRGGTTVRLIQFANSLVGHITGGLAHANVVANMLFAGISGSAVADASAIGSIMIPAMEKNGYHKDFSAALTSSAATIGPIIPPSIIMVIYGVSVGVSVGGLFAAGFIPGVMMGLGLMVVVYFEARKRNYASFGSFSLARVGSEFKGAIWALLAPLIIIGGILGGVFTPTEAAAVAVVYSFFIGKFVYRELSWRDIPAVLKNSGITTSAVLLIIAMANIFAWVIAANMIPQKLAGVFLSISDNPYVFLIIINIFLLMVGMIMETGAAIILLAPILAPIAVQLGINPLHFGFMMVLNLAIGMATPPVGVCLFVSCGLTGLSLEQISKAVFRFIAVMLVILLIVTYVEQISLVLPRLLGFIQ
- a CDS encoding 3-isopropylmalate dehydratase large subunit → MGKTAVEQIIGAHCGQDVVAGDYAVVSVDLAMSHDSTGPIAIRAFREFGTERVSHPERIVFILDHATPSPNERVSGLHSMIREFASAQGIRLYDVGEGVCHQIVVEEGLAAPGQFAVGTDSHTCTYGALNALSFGIGSTDMSGVFLTGKLWLKVPQTMKLRYHGEPHPVVTGKDLMLATIGRIGSGGADYLALEFSGEAIDSLPVPERLTMANMSIECGAKAGIMPADRVLREWRASLGHRGGTPVASDPDAEYAATLDLDAGSIAPQIAKPHTVDNVAPVTDVEGTPVQQVFIGTCTNGRLEDLRTAARYLASRQVAEGVRLLICPASRKIFQSAAAEGLLETFLKAGAVIMPPGCGPCPGTHLGIPGDGETVLSTANRNFKGRMGNNKAAIYLASPATCAASAVEGRIRDPRGFDVKGVRH
- a CDS encoding 3-isopropylmalate dehydratase small subunit; protein product: MAKRIVGNAHIFGDDINTDYIIAGKYTKTLDYSSLADHLFEDIDPGFARKCGEGDLVAAGRNFGCGSSREQAPIALKHAGVGAVLARSFARIFFRNAINLGLPALLCDTRDIEAGDRLSLDIEAGNVTNHSQNRTYRVEPLPPIMVAILDEGGLVPYLKRHGDFVTGQRLQT